Proteins encoded in a region of the Brevundimonas vesicularis genome:
- the folE gene encoding GTP cyclohydrolase I FolE produces the protein MSVTPAKPVLVSDETVQRPSREQALEAVRTLIAWAGDNPNRPGLIDTPKRVVDAYGEWFDGYDADAGKELSRTFEDVTGYDDMVILRDIEVESHCEHHLAPFLGKAYVAYLPGEKVVGISKLARVVEIYARRLQNQETLTNDIIEAIESHLQPRGVAVLVDAAHQCMTTRGVHHRHVSTITTRFTGAFKDDPALTDRFLKLAKA, from the coding sequence ATGAGCGTCACCCCCGCCAAGCCCGTCCTCGTCAGCGACGAAACCGTGCAACGTCCGTCGCGCGAACAGGCGCTGGAGGCCGTGCGCACCCTGATCGCCTGGGCTGGCGACAATCCGAACCGTCCCGGCCTGATCGACACGCCCAAGCGGGTGGTCGACGCCTATGGCGAATGGTTCGACGGCTATGACGCCGATGCGGGCAAGGAGCTGAGCCGCACCTTCGAGGACGTGACCGGCTATGACGACATGGTCATCCTGCGCGACATCGAGGTCGAGAGCCATTGCGAGCACCACCTGGCCCCGTTCCTGGGCAAGGCCTACGTCGCCTATCTGCCGGGTGAGAAGGTGGTCGGCATCTCCAAGCTGGCGCGGGTTGTCGAGATTTATGCGCGGCGCCTGCAGAACCAGGAAACCCTGACCAACGACATCATCGAGGCCATCGAATCGCACCTGCAGCCGCGCGGCGTGGCGGTGCTGGTGGACGCCGCGCACCAGTGCATGACCACGCGCGGCGTGCATCATCGGCACGTTTCGACCATCACGACCCGCTTCACCGGCGCCTTCAAGGACGATCCTGCCCTGACGGACCGTTTTTTGAAGCTGGCCAAGGCCTGA
- a CDS encoding gamma-glutamyltransferase family protein — protein MRRRTFLSALPAGALAATAAQARQASPAARPTEAAPAPARPADPYAGVGIGDRISGPKFMGRSTVWGANGAAATAHPAASLIGIDTLRRGGSAIDAAIAINAALGFLEPVANGIGGDAYCMLWDPKQKKVVGLNGSGASPRGLSLEIARSKAIDGYLPRYGAVTVNVPGTVDAWWSAHQRYGKLPWKEVLLPVAELCEQGVPVPQVIAYYLERNMAAFDRGQIPIEENENRKRIWAASGVTPKVGEIFANPYLGKTLRVIAEGGRDAFYNGAIADQIEAYFKRIGGWMTRADLAAHHTEWVEPIRTNYRGVDVFGLGPNTQGLSTNQILNICEQFDLKAMGFQSAASLHVQAEAKRLAFEDRARWFADDRFSKTPVEWLNSKAYAAERAKLIRPDRVMDRVMPGDAPHHGDTTYFSVADADGMMVSWIQSNYRGMGSGLAPDNGSEPLGFMFQDRGELFALTDGHPNIYAPGKRPFQTIIPGFAVKDGEPWMAFGVMGGAMQPQGQAQIIINMVDYGLEPQAAGDAPRWQHYGSSEPTGQPQEGTGVLHLESGVPEATKTQLRAMGWTLGEPDGGFGGYQNVLKQMNPGGRWTYGAATEMRKDGIALAY, from the coding sequence ATGCGTCGTCGCACCTTCCTGTCCGCCCTGCCCGCCGGTGCGCTGGCGGCGACCGCAGCCCAGGCCCGGCAGGCCTCTCCCGCCGCCAGGCCGACCGAGGCGGCCCCTGCGCCGGCTCGCCCGGCCGACCCCTATGCCGGCGTCGGCATCGGCGACCGGATTTCGGGACCGAAGTTCATGGGGCGCTCGACCGTCTGGGGCGCGAACGGGGCGGCGGCGACGGCGCATCCGGCGGCCAGTCTGATCGGCATCGACACCCTAAGACGCGGCGGATCGGCCATCGATGCGGCCATCGCCATCAATGCGGCCCTGGGCTTTCTGGAGCCGGTCGCCAACGGCATCGGCGGCGACGCCTATTGCATGCTGTGGGACCCCAAACAGAAGAAGGTCGTCGGGCTGAACGGATCGGGCGCCAGTCCCCGGGGCCTCAGCCTGGAGATCGCGCGATCCAAGGCCATCGACGGCTATCTGCCCCGCTATGGCGCGGTAACGGTGAACGTGCCGGGCACGGTGGACGCCTGGTGGAGCGCGCACCAGCGGTATGGGAAACTGCCGTGGAAAGAGGTGCTGCTGCCCGTCGCCGAACTGTGCGAACAGGGCGTGCCCGTGCCCCAAGTCATCGCCTACTATCTGGAACGCAACATGGCTGCGTTTGATCGGGGCCAGATCCCGATCGAGGAAAACGAGAACCGAAAGCGCATCTGGGCCGCCAGCGGCGTGACGCCGAAGGTAGGCGAGATCTTCGCCAACCCCTATCTGGGCAAGACCCTGCGGGTGATCGCAGAGGGTGGACGCGACGCCTTTTACAACGGTGCCATCGCCGATCAGATCGAGGCCTATTTCAAGCGGATCGGCGGCTGGATGACCCGCGCCGACCTGGCCGCCCATCACACCGAATGGGTCGAGCCGATCCGGACCAACTATCGTGGGGTCGATGTTTTCGGCCTGGGTCCTAACACGCAAGGGCTGAGCACCAACCAGATCCTGAACATCTGCGAACAGTTTGACCTGAAAGCGATGGGCTTCCAGTCCGCCGCCTCGCTGCACGTCCAGGCCGAGGCGAAGCGGCTGGCCTTCGAGGACCGGGCGCGCTGGTTCGCCGACGACCGATTCTCCAAGACGCCGGTCGAATGGCTGAACTCAAAGGCCTATGCGGCCGAGCGGGCCAAGCTGATCCGGCCGGATCGGGTCATGGACCGCGTCATGCCGGGCGACGCGCCGCACCACGGCGACACCACCTATTTCAGCGTCGCCGACGCTGACGGGATGATGGTCAGTTGGATCCAATCCAACTATCGCGGCATGGGTTCGGGCCTGGCGCCCGACAACGGCTCCGAACCGCTGGGCTTCATGTTCCAAGACCGTGGCGAGTTGTTCGCCCTGACCGACGGCCACCCCAACATCTATGCGCCCGGCAAGCGCCCGTTCCAGACGATCATCCCTGGCTTTGCGGTCAAGGACGGCGAGCCGTGGATGGCGTTCGGCGTCATGGGCGGCGCCATGCAGCCGCAGGGCCAGGCCCAGATCATCATCAACATGGTCGACTACGGGCTGGAGCCTCAGGCGGCGGGCGACGCGCCGCGCTGGCAACACTATGGCTCGTCCGAACCGACCGGCCAGCCCCAGGAAGGGACCGGCGTGCTGCATCTGGAAAGCGGCGTACCCGAGGCGACCAAGACCCAGCTGCGCGCGATGGGCTGGACCCTGGGCGAACCCGACGGCGGCTTCGGCGGCTATCAGAACGTCTTGAAACAGATGAACCCCGGCGGGCGCTGGACCTACGGCGCGGCGACCGAGATGCGCAAGGACGGGATCGCGCTGGCTTATTGA
- a CDS encoding MFS transporter has protein sequence MEEGEVSNRSQTRRTSLVLAAYLVLFLAAFIGLAPLFQIVAPLHAAALDARGKTEILSRAMVWGAITAAVANIAMGAISDRTRSRFGRRRPWIALGAVLTVLSYVGIWRSSTPDEFVWALVGFQLAFNVLMAPLSAVFADRVPILLRSTVSAMLGLSYPLAVALGSSLMALGPQYEPGRLALLASILLSAAAFFLIVFDEPSSERQPIAPSSQTGGSGSLLAPFRSRNFATVWTGRLLIATGYALVSIYLLYFVSDAVGWPGRTPERSHAVLTTVAFVSVVIIASLLAMFGTRISRRQPIALAGAVALCVATVALAIAPSWTVVVFAFAIYGLGQGAYGSVEMGLMADALPTQDNRGRDMGLNNLAVALPQAMAPIAALILEQVGFDIRGLYVAAAACFAAAAVVMSLFRSART, from the coding sequence ATGGAGGAGGGTGAAGTTTCCAACCGTTCTCAAACCCGTCGCACGTCTCTGGTGTTGGCGGCGTATTTGGTGCTGTTCCTTGCCGCCTTCATCGGTCTAGCGCCCCTGTTCCAAATCGTCGCTCCGCTCCACGCCGCCGCTCTTGACGCCCGAGGTAAAACGGAAATCCTTAGCCGGGCCATGGTCTGGGGCGCGATCACGGCCGCCGTGGCGAATATCGCCATGGGCGCGATCAGCGACCGGACGCGTTCGCGGTTCGGGCGTCGCCGACCTTGGATTGCGCTCGGAGCGGTGCTGACGGTTTTAAGCTACGTTGGCATATGGCGGTCGTCGACGCCGGACGAATTCGTATGGGCCTTGGTCGGATTTCAACTTGCGTTCAACGTGCTCATGGCTCCGCTCTCAGCTGTGTTTGCGGATCGCGTACCGATTTTGCTGAGAAGTACAGTCTCGGCGATGCTGGGACTGTCGTATCCGCTTGCTGTCGCTCTGGGCTCCAGTCTGATGGCGCTCGGTCCGCAGTACGAACCCGGCAGATTAGCGCTTCTGGCGAGCATTCTTCTTAGTGCAGCCGCTTTCTTCCTCATCGTTTTCGATGAGCCTTCTTCGGAACGACAACCTATAGCGCCGTCGTCTCAGACTGGCGGGAGCGGATCGCTGCTTGCGCCGTTTCGATCACGCAACTTCGCTACAGTCTGGACAGGTCGCCTTCTCATTGCGACGGGCTACGCTCTTGTCAGCATTTATCTGCTTTATTTCGTTTCCGACGCAGTCGGATGGCCTGGTCGTACTCCGGAACGTTCCCATGCCGTGCTAACGACCGTCGCCTTCGTGAGTGTCGTAATCATCGCTAGTTTACTGGCGATGTTTGGGACGCGTATTTCGCGGCGGCAACCCATTGCTCTGGCGGGAGCGGTGGCCCTTTGTGTGGCGACCGTTGCCTTGGCGATCGCGCCGTCATGGACAGTCGTGGTTTTCGCCTTCGCGATCTACGGTTTGGGGCAAGGGGCCTATGGATCCGTGGAAATGGGTTTGATGGCGGATGCCCTTCCCACACAAGACAATCGTGGTCGGGATATGGGCCTCAACAATCTGGCGGTCGCCTTACCTCAGGCGATGGCCCCAATCGCCGCCCTCATTTTGGAACAGGTGGGCTTCGATATTCGAGGCCTCTACGTCGCTGCGGCAGCGTGTTTCGCTGCTGCTGCGGTCGTCATGAGTCTATTTCGGTCAGCCCGGACATGA
- a CDS encoding aldehyde dehydrogenase family protein, whose amino-acid sequence MLSRVADLILENRQALAETLVAESGVPWKDSDNEVARAAKSFRLSAEEARRLVGEVVPIQGAAGQSHRMAFTIRTPSEVVGGVRTFIART is encoded by the coding sequence TTGCTGAGCCGGGTCGCCGATCTGATCCTGGAAAACCGCCAGGCCTTGGCCGAGACCCTCGTTGCTGAGTCTGGCGTGCCGTGGAAGGACTCCGACAACGAGGTCGCGCGTGCGGCGAAATCCTTCCGGCTTTCGGCGGAAGAAGCGAGGCGGCTGGTCGGCGAGGTGGTGCCGATCCAAGGCGCGGCTGGCCAATCGCACCGAATGGCCTTCACAATCCGCACGCCAAGCGAGGTTGTCGGAGGCGTCCGCACCTTCATTGCGCGAACCTGA
- a CDS encoding biopolymer transporter ExbD, whose amino-acid sequence MAAKLGGSGGDKHTIEQTADINITPFIDILLVLMIIFMVAAPMATVSIRLDLPPAQPPTNPTEEKEPVYITIQENGQLFLSDKQTSIDNLATDVCTALGGGACQEERVFVRAQPEVKYSQFMEVMNKMQENGFFKVGLLNEDIE is encoded by the coding sequence ATGGCTGCCAAGCTCGGTGGTTCCGGCGGGGACAAGCACACGATCGAACAGACGGCGGATATCAACATCACGCCGTTCATCGACATTCTGCTGGTGCTCATGATCATCTTCATGGTCGCCGCGCCTATGGCGACCGTGTCGATCCGTCTGGACCTGCCGCCCGCACAGCCGCCCACCAATCCGACCGAAGAAAAGGAACCGGTGTACATCACCATCCAGGAAAACGGTCAGCTCTTCCTGTCGGACAAGCAAACCTCGATCGACAACCTGGCCACTGACGTCTGCACCGCCCTAGGCGGCGGCGCCTGCCAGGAAGAGCGCGTCTTCGTCCGCGCCCAGCCGGAAGTGAAGTACTCGCAGTTCATGGAAGTCATGAACAAGATGCAGGAGAACGGCTTCTTCAAGGTCGGCCTGCTGAACGAAGACATCGAATAG
- a CDS encoding integrase, which translates to MSQPDLFCLPRKPWNAGRMTGAKAPLKPKHIWAIRQHLKSVGSIRDLAMFNIALDAKLRGSDLVKLRLADIAQGGAIRQRSTIIQQKTGRPVPFEITEAAGRR; encoded by the coding sequence ATGAGCCAGCCCGATCTTTTTTGTCTACCTCGTAAGCCCTGGAATGCTGGTCGGATGACTGGAGCCAAGGCTCCACTCAAGCCTAAGCACATCTGGGCAATCCGACAGCATCTCAAATCGGTTGGATCAATCCGGGATCTGGCGATGTTCAACATCGCGCTGGACGCGAAGCTCCGAGGCAGTGATCTGGTGAAGCTTCGGCTAGCGGATATCGCTCAAGGCGGAGCCATTCGCCAGCGCTCGACCATCATTCAGCAAAAGACAGGTCGCCCGGTCCCGTTCGAGATAACTGAGGCCGCAGGGAGGCGCTAG
- a CDS encoding barstar family protein, protein MNTTIVPIPTNLISDWPSFHKVFSEALGFPTFYGATMDAWIDCMTCADEPEAQMLASQVRPGELLTLQIDDTSNFAVRCPEQFKALVECAAFVNYRRVEIGGRPVLSLLMSRHFS, encoded by the coding sequence ATGAACACTACTATTGTCCCGATTCCAACCAACCTGATTTCAGATTGGCCTTCCTTCCATAAGGTTTTCTCGGAAGCTCTTGGCTTTCCCACTTTCTATGGCGCGACCATGGATGCGTGGATCGATTGCATGACATGTGCGGACGAGCCCGAAGCGCAGATGCTGGCCAGCCAGGTACGCCCCGGCGAGCTATTGACCCTCCAGATCGACGATACCTCGAACTTCGCGGTTCGTTGTCCCGAGCAGTTCAAGGCGTTGGTAGAATGCGCCGCGTTCGTGAATTACCGACGTGTCGAGATTGGAGGTAGGCCCGTGCTCTCCCTGCTCATGTCTCGCCACTTCTCTTAG
- the cysS gene encoding cysteine--tRNA ligase, producing the protein MPLHIHDTLRREKRLFEPRNKDRVTLYVCGPTVYDYAHIGNARPPVVFDVLVRLLRRTYGADHVIYARNVTDVDDKINQKAAREGVPIGEVTARYEAAYLADMGLLNVSPPDIAPHVTDYIPAIVDQIQAIVDAGCAYAAEGHVLFDVSSYKAYGALSGRNLDDMIAGARVEVAPYKKNPHDFVLWKPSKADEPSWPSPWGEGRPGWHIECSAMIEKTLGLPIDIHGGGIDLVFPHHENEIAQGVCAHGHAHGDEAHDEYARYWMHNGFLTVDAEKMSKSIGNVLLLHDLVQAMPGEVVRWALLSAHYRQPLDWNQGLLDQSRKNLDRLYGVLRDAEAALADFDEATLDEAEMELAENALDPVLDALEDDLNTPGAIAQLFGLGNTLRELLNDAEADINDVAMARWSLKEAAGLLGVLSLTPDAWFEGGDPALKAEVEALLDQRAKARAAKDWPEADRIRDRLNALNVVVMDGPDGATWRVKG; encoded by the coding sequence ATGCCGCTGCACATCCACGACACCCTGCGCCGTGAAAAGCGCCTGTTCGAGCCCCGGAACAAGGATCGTGTGACCCTCTATGTCTGCGGCCCCACGGTCTATGACTACGCCCATATCGGCAATGCGCGCCCGCCGGTGGTGTTCGACGTCCTGGTGCGGCTGCTGCGCCGGACCTATGGCGCGGACCATGTGATCTACGCCCGCAACGTCACCGACGTGGACGACAAGATCAATCAGAAGGCCGCGCGCGAGGGCGTGCCGATCGGAGAAGTCACGGCCCGCTACGAAGCCGCCTATCTGGCCGACATGGGCCTGCTGAACGTCTCGCCGCCCGATATCGCGCCCCACGTCACCGACTACATCCCGGCCATCGTCGATCAGATCCAGGCCATTGTCGACGCGGGCTGCGCCTATGCCGCCGAGGGGCACGTGCTGTTCGACGTCTCGTCCTACAAGGCCTACGGCGCCCTGTCGGGCCGGAACTTGGACGACATGATCGCCGGCGCCCGCGTCGAGGTCGCGCCCTATAAGAAGAACCCGCACGACTTCGTTCTGTGGAAGCCGTCCAAGGCCGACGAGCCGTCCTGGCCGTCGCCGTGGGGCGAGGGGCGTCCCGGCTGGCACATCGAATGCTCGGCCATGATCGAAAAGACCCTGGGCCTGCCCATCGACATTCACGGCGGCGGCATCGACCTGGTCTTCCCCCACCATGAGAACGAGATCGCCCAGGGCGTCTGCGCCCACGGCCATGCCCATGGCGATGAGGCTCATGACGAATACGCCCGCTACTGGATGCACAATGGCTTTCTGACCGTGGACGCCGAGAAGATGTCCAAGTCGATCGGCAACGTCCTGCTGCTGCACGACCTGGTCCAGGCCATGCCGGGCGAGGTCGTCCGCTGGGCCCTGCTCAGCGCCCACTACCGCCAGCCGCTGGACTGGAACCAAGGGCTGCTGGATCAGAGCCGCAAAAACCTGGACCGGCTGTATGGCGTCCTGCGCGACGCCGAGGCGGCCCTGGCCGACTTCGACGAGGCCACGCTGGACGAAGCTGAGATGGAGCTGGCCGAGAACGCCCTGGATCCGGTGCTGGACGCGCTTGAAGACGATCTCAATACGCCGGGCGCGATCGCCCAGCTGTTCGGGCTCGGCAACACCCTGCGCGAACTGCTGAACGACGCCGAGGCCGATATCAACGATGTCGCCATGGCCCGCTGGAGCCTGAAGGAAGCGGCCGGTCTGCTCGGCGTCCTGTCGCTGACGCCGGACGCCTGGTTCGAGGGCGGCGATCCCGCGCTGAAGGCCGAGGTCGAGGCCCTGCTGGACCAACGCGCCAAGGCCCGCGCCGCAAAGGACTGGCCCGAGGCCGACCGCATCCGCGACCGCCTGAACGCCCTGAACGTCGTCGTCATGGACGGCCCCGACGGCGCCACCTGGCGCGTGAAAGGTTAG
- a CDS encoding helix-hairpin-helix domain-containing protein, with translation MIDLNTATSAELDGVELLRGHGFEIVCYSEERGLFTSLRQLDEVPGLAQKTDGVEAHPYVEPADAT, from the coding sequence ATGATTGACTTGAACACCGCCACTTCGGCCGAACTTGATGGCGTTGAACTTTTGCGTGGCCACGGGTTTGAGATTGTCTGCTATAGTGAGGAACGCGGTCTGTTCACCAGCCTTCGTCAGCTCGACGAAGTGCCGGGCCTGGCCCAAAAAACGGATGGCGTCGAAGCGCACCCTTACGTCGAACCTGCCGACGCCACCTAG